The following are from one region of the Rhizobacter sp. AJA081-3 genome:
- a CDS encoding ECF-type sigma factor yields MTQWLAHVDSGDPQVAHRLFELLYGELRRAARAQLRREEAGHTLTPTALAHEAWFRLAEQSRTRWKNRSHFLAVASTMMRRILVNHALARRAEKRDAELVPLTLGTLERWTGTPGRDLVDVHEALLAFEAVDARAAKVVELRFFGGLENEEAAELLGISLATLKRDWAVARAWLHRELRVR; encoded by the coding sequence GTGACACAGTGGCTCGCACACGTGGATTCCGGCGACCCACAGGTCGCGCACCGGCTGTTCGAACTGCTCTACGGCGAACTGCGCCGCGCGGCGCGCGCCCAGTTGCGGCGCGAGGAAGCCGGGCACACACTGACCCCCACCGCGCTGGCACATGAGGCCTGGTTCCGCCTCGCCGAGCAATCGCGCACGCGCTGGAAGAACCGCAGCCACTTCCTCGCCGTGGCCTCGACGATGATGCGGCGCATTCTCGTCAACCACGCGCTCGCGCGCCGCGCCGAGAAGCGCGATGCCGAGCTGGTGCCGCTCACGCTGGGCACGCTGGAGCGCTGGACGGGCACGCCGGGCCGCGACCTCGTCGACGTGCACGAGGCCCTGCTCGCCTTCGAGGCGGTGGATGCACGCGCCGCCAAGGTGGTGGAGCTGCGGTTTTTCGGCGGTCTCGAGAACGAGGAGGCCGCCGAGCTGCTCGGTATCTCGCTGGCCACGCTCAAGCGCGACTGGGCGGTGGCGCGCGCTTGGCTGCACCGCGAGCTGCGCGTGCGTTGA
- a CDS encoding serine/threonine-protein kinase, translating into MRQTASSAADWDKVRALFDAALALEEGEREALLADPSHEAAVRAEVLSLLAHAARDGDDFLVRPGLADASHLPDSRVGQRCGAWCITAPIGSGGMGEVWLAERADGAFSGQAAIKVLKRGMDSDAVLSRFALEQQSLARLNHPHIAHLLDAGRTADGLPYFVMEHVAGRPIDQACEGLPVAQRLALFLQLAEAVAHAHRNLLLHRDLKPGNVLVTAQGQVRLLDFGIAKAIDPSGGADAEHTHAGPRPFTPQFASPEQVRGEAVGTATDIYSLGVLLYVMLTGSRPYGRGSSTPMEAARSVLEEEPTRPSALPPPGSDADAALLASRRCLQGDLDTILLKALDKRIEARYSSVEAMAGDVRAHLAGRPVNARAPRLGYLFGKFVKRNRWAVGAAALGALALVGGLASTLWQMRQAEAARLSAEQRFADVRRLANRLVFQYHDQIASLPGSTRVRAELLGDAQGYLDELNRHVGNDGTLARELAETYFRLAVLQGEAFSPSLERLDAAQANLDKAIALLPRYIDAAGVEVAALATAADMWMAQSSQRWRRAHLGLGRRALEQARALAERARRQAPDDPKVLSLLGTLEGRLGLLIGGSAASASLGRTAEAVSHLEASLAHMQVLERLDPANAEWVHELAWACYIGAYAANLRGDDALAVSLAERAVALRDRAARMLPDNAHLRHQTAIARLVLAVSLAHAGRHERALPLMDEAQAIVRASVAADASNQAAQRDLRVSGFARGRILVLAGRHDEARGVLAEALAAVPAKTLAEDFYLARARADGLVWAARAWLDGDAARALALADEAIEVVQAAAPGDGNASRLWTLAQAQGERAAALARLGRREQASVAATLALATWQQGSPEGRTPGLFDLWVARDRELAHPDRP; encoded by the coding sequence ATGCGCCAGACCGCGTCTTCCGCCGCCGATTGGGACAAAGTGCGCGCCTTGTTCGACGCCGCGCTCGCGCTCGAGGAAGGCGAGCGCGAGGCGCTGCTCGCCGACCCGTCGCACGAGGCGGCAGTGCGAGCCGAGGTGCTCTCGCTGCTGGCCCATGCGGCCCGGGATGGGGATGACTTCCTGGTGCGGCCGGGGCTGGCCGATGCGTCGCACCTGCCGGACAGCCGCGTCGGCCAGCGCTGCGGCGCGTGGTGCATCACCGCGCCCATCGGCAGTGGCGGCATGGGCGAGGTGTGGCTGGCCGAGCGCGCCGACGGCGCCTTCAGCGGTCAGGCCGCCATCAAGGTGCTCAAGCGCGGCATGGACTCCGACGCGGTGCTGTCGCGGTTCGCGCTCGAGCAGCAGTCGCTCGCGCGACTGAACCATCCGCACATCGCCCACCTGCTCGATGCCGGCCGCACGGCCGACGGCCTGCCCTACTTCGTCATGGAACACGTGGCCGGGCGACCGATCGACCAGGCCTGCGAGGGCCTGCCGGTAGCGCAGCGCCTGGCGCTGTTCCTGCAGCTGGCCGAGGCGGTGGCCCACGCGCACCGCAACCTGCTGCTGCACCGTGACCTCAAGCCCGGCAACGTGCTGGTCACCGCGCAGGGGCAGGTCAGGCTGCTGGATTTCGGCATCGCCAAGGCGATCGATCCTTCGGGTGGCGCTGACGCCGAGCACACGCATGCCGGGCCGCGCCCCTTCACGCCGCAGTTCGCCAGCCCCGAGCAGGTGCGCGGCGAGGCGGTCGGCACGGCCACCGACATCTATAGCCTGGGCGTGCTGCTGTACGTCATGCTCACCGGCAGCCGACCCTATGGCCGCGGCTCGAGCACGCCGATGGAAGCGGCGCGCAGCGTGCTCGAGGAAGAGCCGACGCGGCCCAGTGCGCTGCCGCCACCGGGCTCCGACGCCGATGCAGCCTTGCTGGCGAGCCGCAGGTGCCTGCAGGGCGATCTCGACACCATCCTGCTCAAGGCGCTGGACAAACGCATCGAGGCGCGCTACTCCAGCGTCGAGGCGATGGCCGGCGACGTGCGTGCGCATCTGGCCGGCCGGCCGGTGAACGCGCGTGCCCCGCGCTTGGGCTACCTGTTCGGCAAGTTCGTGAAGCGCAACCGTTGGGCCGTCGGCGCCGCGGCGCTGGGTGCGCTGGCGCTGGTCGGCGGCCTCGCCTCGACGCTGTGGCAGATGCGCCAGGCCGAGGCAGCCCGCCTGAGCGCCGAGCAGCGCTTCGCCGACGTGCGCCGGCTCGCCAATCGGCTGGTGTTCCAGTACCACGACCAGATCGCCAGCCTGCCGGGCTCGACCCGGGTGCGTGCCGAGCTGCTGGGCGACGCGCAGGGCTACCTCGACGAACTGAACCGCCACGTCGGCAACGACGGCACGCTGGCCAGAGAGCTCGCCGAGACCTACTTCCGTCTCGCCGTGCTGCAGGGCGAGGCCTTCTCGCCCAGCCTGGAGCGACTCGATGCCGCGCAGGCCAACCTCGACAAGGCGATCGCGCTGCTGCCGCGCTACATCGATGCGGCAGGCGTCGAGGTGGCTGCGCTCGCCACTGCGGCCGACATGTGGATGGCGCAGTCCTCGCAGCGGTGGCGGCGCGCCCATCTGGGGCTGGGCCGCCGGGCTCTCGAGCAGGCGCGGGCGCTGGCCGAGCGGGCTCGCCGGCAAGCACCGGACGACCCCAAGGTGCTCTCGCTGCTGGGCACGCTGGAAGGTCGGCTGGGCCTGCTGATCGGCGGCAGCGCGGCCAGCGCCAGCCTGGGCCGCACCGCCGAGGCGGTGTCCCACCTGGAGGCTTCGCTCGCCCACATGCAGGTGCTGGAGCGCCTTGACCCGGCCAACGCGGAGTGGGTGCACGAGCTCGCCTGGGCCTGCTACATCGGCGCCTATGCCGCCAACCTGCGCGGAGACGACGCGCTGGCGGTGTCGCTGGCCGAGCGGGCCGTGGCCCTGCGCGACCGCGCCGCGCGCATGTTGCCGGACAACGCCCATCTGCGCCACCAGACGGCCATTGCGCGGCTGGTGCTCGCGGTCTCGCTCGCACATGCAGGACGTCACGAACGTGCGTTGCCGCTGATGGACGAGGCGCAGGCCATCGTGCGCGCCAGCGTGGCCGCCGACGCCTCGAACCAGGCGGCGCAGCGCGACCTGCGCGTCAGCGGCTTCGCCCGCGGCCGGATCCTGGTGCTGGCCGGCCGCCACGACGAGGCGCGTGGGGTGCTGGCCGAGGCGCTGGCCGCCGTGCCCGCGAAGACACTGGCCGAGGACTTCTACCTCGCCCGCGCACGCGCCGACGGCCTGGTCTGGGCGGCGCGGGCCTGGCTCGATGGCGATGCGGCGCGTGCGCTGGCCCTGGCCGACGAAGCGATCGAGGTCGTGCAGGCGGCAGCGCCCGGCGACGGCAATGCGAGCCGGCTGTGGACGCTCGCCCAGGCCCAAGGCGAACGCGCGGCGGCCTTGGCGCGCCTGGGCCGCCGCGAGCAGGCCAGCGTGGCGGCCACGTTGGCCCTGGCGACGTGGCAGCAAGGCTCCCCGGAGGGCCGCACGCCGGGCCTGTTCGACCTCTGGGTCGCGCGTGACCGCGAACTCGCCCACCCTGACAGACCCTGA
- a CDS encoding 3-deoxy-7-phosphoheptulonate synthase produces MTSKPTSEAWYARSERTSQTDDQRIKDVTPLPPPEHLIRFFPIAGTAVETLIGNTRAAIRNIMQRKDDRLLVVMGPCSIHDPAAAIDYARRLKVQRDKYADRLEIVMRVYFEKPRTTVGWKGLINDPYLDESYRIDEGLRIARQLLVEINRAGMPAGSEFLDVISPQYIGDLISWGAIGARTTESQVHRELASGLSAPIGFKNGTDGNIKIATDAIQAAARPHHFLSVHKNGQVAIVETRGNKDCHVILRGGKAPNYDAASVAAACKEIEAAKLDCTLMVDCSHANSSKQHQKQVDVARDIAAQMKAGGRCIFGVMVESHLTAGAQKFSPGKDDPAQLAYGQSITDACIGWDDSLEVLEILGAAVKQRRG; encoded by the coding sequence ATGACCAGCAAACCCACCAGCGAGGCCTGGTATGCGCGCAGCGAGCGCACCAGCCAGACCGATGACCAGCGCATCAAGGACGTGACTCCTTTGCCGCCGCCGGAGCACCTGATCCGCTTCTTCCCGATCGCCGGCACGGCGGTCGAGACGCTGATCGGCAACACCCGCGCGGCGATCCGCAACATCATGCAGCGCAAGGACGACCGGCTGCTGGTGGTCATGGGCCCGTGCTCGATCCACGACCCGGCCGCCGCGATCGATTACGCGCGCCGCCTGAAGGTGCAGCGCGACAAGTACGCCGACCGGCTGGAGATCGTCATGCGCGTTTACTTCGAGAAGCCGCGCACCACGGTGGGCTGGAAGGGCCTGATCAACGACCCCTACCTCGACGAGAGCTACCGCATCGACGAGGGCCTGCGCATCGCGCGGCAGTTGCTCGTCGAGATCAATCGGGCCGGCATGCCGGCGGGCAGCGAGTTCCTCGACGTCATCTCGCCGCAGTACATCGGCGACCTGATCTCCTGGGGCGCGATCGGCGCGCGCACCACCGAGAGCCAGGTGCACCGCGAGCTGGCCTCCGGCCTGTCGGCGCCGATCGGCTTCAAGAACGGCACCGACGGCAACATCAAGATCGCCACCGACGCCATCCAGGCGGCGGCGCGGCCGCACCACTTCCTGTCGGTGCACAAGAACGGCCAGGTGGCCATCGTCGAGACACGCGGCAACAAGGACTGCCACGTCATCCTGCGCGGCGGCAAGGCGCCGAACTACGACGCCGCCAGCGTGGCCGCGGCCTGCAAGGAGATCGAGGCGGCCAAGCTCGACTGCACGCTGATGGTCGATTGCAGCCACGCCAACAGCAGCAAGCAGCACCAGAAGCAGGTCGACGTGGCGCGCGACATCGCCGCGCAGATGAAGGCCGGTGGCCGCTGCATCTTCGGCGTGATGGTGGAGAGCCACCTGACAGCCGGCGCGCAGAAGTTCAGCCCCGGCAAGGACGATCCGGCCCAGCTCGCCTACGGCCAGAGCATCACCGATGCGTGCATCGGCTGGGACGACTCGCTGGAAGTGCTGGAGATCCTCGGCGCGGCCGTGAAGCAGCGCCGAGGCTGA
- the tldD gene encoding metalloprotease TldD: MISREPTIERLAIARSLLLEPFGLTEATLGKALATIATHRIDDADLYFQYTRSEGWSLEEGIVKSGSFGIDQGVGVRAVAGEKTAFAYSDDISEAALLDAAATVRTIAAAGQSRRIKIDTPTKIAPSRILYAPMDPIATLDSTQKVALLERVEKLARAKDPRIVQVMAGLAGEYDVVLVARADGTLAADVRPLVRLSVTVIAEQTVDGQVRREVGSGGGGGRFGFGYFHDAMIESYVDQAVTAALTNLESRPAKAGEMSVVLGPGWPGVLLHEAIGHGLEGDFNRKGSSAFSGRIGQRVAAKGVTVLDDGTIPDRRGSLNIDDEGHASQRNVLIEDGILKGYIQDSLNARLMKVKPTGNGRRESYAAVPMPRMTNTYMLGGDKTKEEIIAGLKRGLYATNFGGGQVDITSGKFVFSASEAFWVENGKIQYPVKGATIIGNGPDALTRVSAIGNDMKLDTGVGVCGKDGQSVPVGVGQPTLRIDRLTVGGTA; this comes from the coding sequence ATGATCTCCCGTGAACCCACGATCGAACGCCTGGCCATTGCACGCTCGCTGCTGCTCGAGCCCTTCGGCCTGACCGAGGCGACGCTGGGCAAGGCGCTGGCCACCATCGCCACACACCGGATCGACGACGCGGACCTGTACTTCCAGTACACGCGCAGCGAGGGCTGGAGCCTGGAAGAGGGCATCGTCAAGAGCGGCAGCTTCGGCATCGACCAGGGCGTGGGGGTGCGCGCGGTGGCCGGCGAGAAGACCGCCTTCGCCTACTCCGACGACATCTCCGAGGCCGCGCTGCTCGACGCCGCGGCCACGGTGCGCACCATCGCCGCGGCCGGCCAGAGCCGGCGCATCAAGATCGACACGCCGACGAAGATCGCGCCCAGCCGCATCCTCTACGCGCCGATGGACCCGATCGCCACGCTGGACAGCACGCAGAAGGTGGCGCTGCTCGAGCGCGTCGAGAAGCTGGCACGCGCCAAGGACCCGCGCATCGTGCAGGTGATGGCCGGCCTGGCCGGCGAGTACGACGTGGTGCTGGTGGCGCGCGCCGACGGCACGCTGGCCGCCGACGTGCGGCCGCTGGTGCGCCTGTCGGTGACGGTAATCGCCGAGCAGACGGTCGATGGCCAGGTGCGCCGCGAGGTCGGCTCCGGCGGCGGCGGCGGGCGCTTCGGCTTCGGCTACTTCCACGACGCCATGATCGAGAGCTACGTCGACCAGGCGGTGACGGCGGCGCTGACCAACCTCGAATCGCGCCCGGCCAAGGCCGGCGAGATGAGCGTGGTGCTCGGCCCGGGCTGGCCCGGCGTGCTGCTGCACGAGGCGATCGGCCACGGGCTGGAGGGCGACTTCAACCGCAAGGGTTCGAGCGCGTTCTCCGGGCGCATCGGCCAGCGCGTGGCCGCCAAGGGTGTGACCGTGCTCGACGACGGCACCATCCCCGACCGCCGCGGCTCGCTGAACATCGACGACGAGGGCCATGCCTCGCAGCGCAACGTGCTGATCGAGGACGGCATCCTCAAGGGCTACATCCAGGACTCGCTGAATGCGCGCCTCATGAAGGTCAAGCCCACGGGCAACGGCCGGCGCGAGAGCTACGCCGCCGTGCCGATGCCGCGCATGACCAACACCTACATGCTCGGCGGCGACAAGACCAAGGAAGAGATCATCGCGGGCCTGAAGCGCGGCCTGTACGCCACCAACTTCGGTGGCGGCCAGGTCGACATCACCAGCGGCAAGTTCGTCTTCTCGGCGAGCGAGGCCTTCTGGGTCGAGAACGGCAAGATCCAGTACCCGGTGAAGGGCGCCACCATCATCGGCAACGGCCCGGATGCGCTGACGCGCGTGAGCGCCATCGGCAACGACATGAAACTCGACACCGGCGTGGGCGTGTGCGGCAAGGACGGGCAGAGCGTGCCCGTGGGCGTGGGCCAGCCGACCTTGCGTATCGATCGCCTCACCGTGGGCGGCACGGCCTGA
- the rsmI gene encoding 16S rRNA (cytidine(1402)-2'-O)-methyltransferase, with the protein MNTIDASLLRQAAAAAAGGQSYPAGALYVVATPIGNLADLSLRAIHVLGLVDAIACEDTRHSAPLLRTLGVEGKPLLAVHEHNEREAAAGVIERLGRGERVAFVSDAGTPAVSDPGAALVAAVTAAGQRCIPVPGPSSAAAALSVAGDALGHGFVFHGFLPAKAGERALALQRIAADAHTAILFEAPHRIAPLAAELAAACGARRVTVCRELTKQFESVTSLPAATLPQWLADDANRLRGEFVLVIHALDRSGDESLPDRHDHVLDALLAALPLKQAVALAVELTGAPRNALYERALARKRESQGG; encoded by the coding sequence GTGAACACCATCGACGCCTCGTTGTTGCGGCAGGCCGCCGCTGCGGCGGCCGGCGGCCAGAGTTATCCGGCCGGCGCACTGTACGTCGTGGCCACGCCGATCGGCAACCTCGCCGACCTGAGCCTGCGCGCCATCCACGTGCTCGGCCTCGTCGACGCGATCGCCTGCGAGGACACGCGCCACAGCGCGCCGCTGCTGCGCACGCTGGGCGTCGAGGGAAAGCCGCTGCTGGCGGTGCATGAGCACAACGAGCGCGAAGCGGCCGCGGGCGTGATCGAACGGCTGGGGCGCGGCGAGCGCGTGGCCTTCGTCAGCGACGCCGGCACGCCGGCCGTCAGCGACCCGGGTGCAGCCCTGGTGGCAGCGGTGACCGCGGCCGGCCAGCGCTGCATTCCGGTGCCAGGCCCCAGCAGCGCCGCCGCCGCTTTGAGCGTGGCCGGCGACGCGCTGGGCCACGGTTTCGTGTTCCACGGCTTCCTGCCGGCCAAGGCCGGCGAGCGTGCGCTGGCGCTGCAACGCATCGCCGCCGACGCACACACGGCCATCCTGTTCGAAGCGCCGCACCGCATCGCGCCGCTGGCCGCAGAGCTGGCGGCGGCCTGCGGCGCGCGCCGGGTCACCGTGTGCCGGGAGTTGACCAAGCAGTTCGAGTCGGTGACGAGCCTGCCTGCCGCAACACTGCCGCAGTGGCTGGCCGACGACGCGAACCGGCTGCGCGGCGAGTTCGTGCTGGTGATCCATGCGCTCGATCGCAGTGGCGACGAGTCGCTGCCCGATCGCCATGATCACGTGCTCGACGCGCTGCTCGCCGCGCTGCCGTTGAAGCAGGCCGTGGCGCTGGCGGTCGAGCTGACCGGCGCGCCGCGCAACGCCTTGTACGAGCGCGCCCTCGCACGCAAGCGTGAGTCACAGGGCGGCTGA
- a CDS encoding YraN family protein — translation MVFTGRQTTKAIGDAGEALALKHLQRAGLVLVERNYRVARGPSARGGEVDLILRDQDGTLVFVEVRARSDAGHGGAAASVGSAKQRRIVLAARHYLMRLAAPPPCRFDVVALDGARIEWLRAAFDAS, via the coding sequence ATGGTGTTCACGGGTCGGCAGACGACGAAGGCGATCGGGGATGCGGGCGAGGCGCTCGCGCTGAAACATCTGCAGCGCGCGGGCCTGGTGCTGGTGGAGCGCAATTATCGGGTCGCGCGCGGACCCAGCGCGCGCGGTGGCGAAGTCGACCTGATCCTGCGCGATCAAGACGGCACGCTGGTGTTCGTCGAGGTGCGCGCCCGCAGCGACGCCGGCCATGGCGGCGCGGCAGCCAGCGTGGGCTCGGCCAAGCAGCGCCGCATCGTGCTCGCGGCGCGTCACTACCTGATGCGGCTGGCCGCCCCGCCGCCCTGCCGGTTCGACGTGGTCGCCCTCGACGGCGCGCGCATCGAGTGGCTTCGCGCCGCCTTCGACGCTTCGTGA
- a CDS encoding phosphoheptose isomerase yields MLEQRIQQQFFDSADLKYAAAEILSKPIADAVNTVVGCITAGGKVLACGNGGSASDAQHFAAEFIGRFERERPGLAAIALTTDTSIITAIGNDYDFNSIYSKQVQALGAPGDVLLAISTSGNSANVLAAVEAARAKDMTVIALTGRGGGKLRERLGETDVHICVPHERTARIQEVHILVLHCLCDAVDLQLLGEQENT; encoded by the coding sequence ATGCTTGAACAACGCATCCAGCAGCAATTCTTCGACAGCGCAGACCTGAAGTACGCCGCCGCAGAGATCCTGTCCAAGCCCATCGCCGACGCAGTGAACACGGTGGTGGGCTGCATCACAGCCGGCGGCAAGGTACTCGCGTGCGGCAACGGCGGCTCGGCCAGCGACGCGCAGCACTTCGCGGCCGAGTTCATCGGGCGCTTCGAACGCGAGCGTCCCGGCCTCGCGGCCATCGCGCTGACCACCGACACGTCGATCATCACGGCCATCGGCAACGACTACGACTTCAACTCGATCTACTCCAAGCAGGTGCAGGCGCTCGGCGCGCCCGGCGACGTGCTGCTGGCCATCAGCACCAGCGGCAACTCCGCCAACGTGCTGGCCGCGGTGGAAGCCGCACGCGCAAAGGACATGACCGTCATCGCGCTGACCGGCCGCGGCGGCGGCAAGCTGCGCGAGCGGCTCGGCGAAACCGACGTGCACATCTGCGTGCCGCACGAGCGCACCGCGCGCATCCAGGAAGTGCACATCCTCGTGCTGCACTGCCTGTGCGATGCGGTCGACCTTCAACTGCTCGGTGAACAGGAAAACACATGA